A single window of Bacteroidota bacterium DNA harbors:
- a CDS encoding archaeosortase/exosortase family protein has protein sequence MITALKQNRFLKFLLISSVVYLILYLTYEFVVKKYSNLDQAFIRIIINWTDALLHIFGYKTFKVLGDTEFQSVGIDGSQGVWVGAACNAVTLFFLFAVFVLAYPGHQKSKIWFVPLGIFTIHLINIMRVTALALISFYKPEWLDFNHTYTFTFLVYGYIFSLWILWVNKYSVLPQNENK, from the coding sequence ATGATTACTGCCCTTAAACAAAATCGTTTTTTAAAGTTTCTCTTAATATCATCAGTTGTTTATCTGATTCTTTATCTCACTTATGAGTTTGTTGTAAAAAAATACAGCAATTTAGATCAAGCTTTTATAAGAATTATTATTAATTGGACAGACGCCTTACTTCACATATTTGGATACAAAACATTTAAAGTTCTTGGCGATACAGAATTCCAAAGCGTTGGTATTGATGGGTCTCAGGGCGTTTGGGTGGGCGCAGCCTGCAATGCGGTAACTCTGTTTTTTTTATTTGCTGTATTTGTTCTTGCGTATCCCGGACATCAAAAAAGCAAAATTTGGTTCGTTCCTCTAGGAATCTTTACCATCCATCTTATCAATATAATGAGAGTAACAGCACTAGCTTTAATTTCTTTCTATAAACCAGAATGGCTTGATTTTAATCACACTTATACTTTTACTTTTCTTGTTTACGGATACATTTTTTCTCTTTGGATTTTATGGGTAAACAAGTATTCAGTCTTGCCACAAAATGAAAATAAATAA
- a CDS encoding polysaccharide biosynthesis tyrosine autokinase, with protein sequence METKKQSIITEKDLNLLWRIVRTNWYIPILIVPFFYLAGYFYAYKQIDVYQAQTQLLLNKNDEYSSGNVVTDAGALYIDNSNEMKVIGSYDIMKETMKRLKDRLQVSYYIVGRVRVTEYFNGLPFEVIVSNVNPGWYEVPLDVKIIDYDHFEITLPDKTIQPIKGEFNKELINVDFNLTIRRTSIFDKGLVGSMQSTNYQIIIHSVEWLIANFQRGMSVENPEYTNILEIKMKDIIPERALLVLDTLNQVYTENTLKSKIELNEKTIVYIDKQLDEISFNLKNIEDTMQSYKARRNILDLEWEREDFLEKLSSLDNQRSTYNFQIEALNDLEKYIIEDKDPQFLPPNVFVIEKEGFMKEAVQELYSKQIELNKIYNTAKESYPGINDLKQTINKLKQDLLIYINNARKATTKMIENVNSQMRSYVGDVQQIPSKQRDILNIQRKVNVSEQLYNFLLERRANTRIARASIIPNVKIIEQPRSMGVVEPNKSKIINSFMSFGLMIVFVLIALRVFFFTRIKSVNHLKELTDLPVIGVLPLLKVPVDKGIVVDEQPNSKISEAFRNLRTNLQYANIDAQARSILVTSFAPGEGKTFTSVNIATILAKTGKKVVILELDLHKPRVFRMLGAQPQIGITTHLAGLNSFEEIIGKTAIDNLDCVFAGPIPPNPSELVLSEKLKELIIRCKENYDYVIIDTPPAGLLSDAIYLMQFVDASLFVLNTKSANKKVVNFVQHLVDANKIKNMFLILNGVRSLSGKYYYKGYGYTYGYGYGYGYGKGYGQGSYKKI encoded by the coding sequence GTGGAAACCAAAAAACAATCCATAATTACAGAAAAGGATCTCAATCTGTTATGGCGTATCGTTAGAACTAACTGGTACATTCCTATTTTAATTGTTCCTTTTTTTTATCTGGCAGGTTATTTCTATGCGTATAAACAAATCGATGTTTATCAGGCTCAAACACAGTTATTACTTAATAAAAACGATGAGTATTCTAGCGGAAATGTTGTAACGGACGCAGGCGCACTTTACATTGATAATTCCAATGAAATGAAGGTAATTGGTTCCTACGACATTATGAAGGAAACCATGAAGCGCTTAAAAGACAGGTTGCAAGTTTCCTATTATATTGTCGGGCGAGTTCGAGTAACTGAGTATTTTAACGGATTGCCATTTGAAGTGATTGTTAGCAATGTGAATCCCGGATGGTATGAGGTACCCTTGGATGTAAAAATAATTGATTACGATCATTTTGAAATTACTCTTCCGGATAAAACTATACAACCAATAAAAGGAGAATTTAACAAGGAACTAATTAATGTTGACTTTAATCTAACAATACGAAGAACATCCATTTTTGATAAGGGTTTGGTAGGCAGTATGCAATCCACAAACTATCAAATTATAATTCATTCAGTAGAATGGTTAATTGCAAATTTTCAAAGAGGAATGAGTGTAGAAAATCCAGAGTACACTAATATTCTGGAAATTAAAATGAAGGATATTATTCCGGAAAGAGCTTTATTAGTATTGGATACGCTTAATCAGGTTTATACTGAAAATACACTCAAGTCGAAAATAGAATTGAACGAAAAAACCATTGTATATATTGATAAACAATTGGACGAAATTAGTTTTAATCTAAAGAACATCGAAGATACAATGCAAAGCTATAAGGCTAGGCGTAATATTTTGGATCTTGAATGGGAAAGGGAGGATTTTTTAGAAAAATTATCCAGTTTGGATAATCAACGATCAACATATAATTTTCAAATAGAAGCACTCAATGATTTGGAGAAATACATTATTGAAGATAAAGATCCACAGTTTTTACCGCCAAACGTTTTTGTAATCGAGAAAGAGGGATTCATGAAGGAGGCTGTACAGGAATTATACTCAAAACAAATCGAGCTTAATAAAATCTATAATACAGCGAAAGAAAGCTATCCCGGAATTAATGATTTAAAGCAAACAATCAATAAGTTAAAACAAGACCTCTTAATTTATATTAATAATGCTCGAAAAGCTACTACAAAGATGATTGAGAATGTAAATTCTCAAATGCGATCTTATGTTGGTGATGTACAGCAAATACCTTCCAAACAGCGGGATATTCTTAATATTCAACGTAAGGTAAATGTGAGTGAGCAGCTCTATAACTTTCTTTTGGAACGACGTGCGAATACAAGAATTGCACGAGCAAGTATTATACCTAATGTAAAAATAATTGAACAACCTCGTAGTATGGGAGTTGTTGAACCCAATAAGTCAAAAATAATAAACAGTTTTATGTCATTCGGCTTAATGATTGTTTTTGTTCTCATTGCTCTTCGTGTTTTTTTCTTTACAAGAATAAAATCTGTTAATCACTTAAAAGAATTAACGGATTTACCTGTGATTGGTGTTTTACCTTTATTGAAAGTTCCTGTTGATAAAGGCATAGTGGTTGATGAACAACCTAATTCAAAAATCAGCGAAGCGTTTAGAAATTTAAGGACGAACCTGCAATATGCAAATATCGATGCTCAGGCGCGTTCAATTTTGGTTACATCATTTGCTCCGGGTGAAGGAAAAACTTTCACTTCAGTAAATATTGCGACAATTCTAGCAAAAACTGGGAAAAAGGTTGTTATCTTAGAATTAGATCTTCATAAACCTAGAGTTTTCAGAATGCTTGGCGCGCAACCACAAATAGGAATAACCACCCACCTTGCAGGGCTTAACTCATTTGAAGAAATTATTGGAAAAACGGCAATAGACAACTTAGATTGTGTTTTTGCAGGGCCGATTCCGCCAAACCCCTCAGAGCTCGTGTTGTCGGAAAAGCTTAAGGAGTTAATCATAAGGTGCAAAGAGAATTACGATTATGTTATCATTGATACGCCACCGGCAGGATTACTTTCTGATGCCATTTACCTTATGCAATTTGTGGATGCTTCGCTTTTTGTTTTAAATACAAAATCCGCCAATAAAAAGGTGGTGAATTTTGTACAACATTTAGTGGATGCTAATAAAATTAAAAACATGTTCTTAATTCTAAACGGAGTACGAAGTCTTTCTGGTAAATATTACTATAAAGGTTATGGATACACGTATGGTTACGGCTATGGTTACGGCTACGGAAAGGGTTATGGACAAGGTTCTTATAAAAAAATCTAA
- the hisH gene encoding imidazole glycerol phosphate synthase subunit HisH, translating to MLLIVDYGLGNLVSVKNMFKKLGVEAIISDDLAKIDSATKLILPGVGAFDNGINLIKQKGLLDVLNKRALIDKIPVLGICLGMQLLTKSSEEGNESGLGWIDAQTIKFTFSDNKLKIPHMGWDYVDVKKENRLIDKKPGQRFYFVHSYYVKCNNQNDVIATCNYGDEFTCMFNHENIYGAQFHPEKSLKFGMEVLSNFSKL from the coding sequence ATGTTACTGATAGTTGATTACGGTTTAGGAAATTTGGTATCGGTAAAAAACATGTTCAAAAAACTCGGTGTTGAAGCAATTATTTCTGATGACCTTGCAAAAATAGATAGCGCAACTAAATTAATTTTACCGGGTGTAGGTGCTTTTGATAATGGTATCAATCTGATTAAGCAAAAGGGATTATTAGATGTTTTAAATAAGCGAGCATTAATTGATAAAATTCCTGTTCTTGGAATTTGTTTGGGTATGCAATTATTAACTAAAAGTAGTGAAGAGGGAAATGAAAGCGGCTTAGGATGGATAGATGCTCAAACAATTAAATTTACTTTTTCTGATAATAAACTAAAAATCCCTCATATGGGATGGGATTACGTGGATGTAAAGAAGGAGAATAGATTAATCGATAAAAAACCCGGACAACGATTTTATTTCGTACATTCTTATTATGTGAAATGCAACAATCAAAATGATGTAATCGCAACTTGTAACTACGGTGATGAATTTACCTGTATGTTTAATCATGAGAATATCTACGGAGCTCAGTTTCACCCCGAAAAGAGTTTGAAATTTGGTATGGAAGTATTAAGTAACTTTTCTAAACTTTAA
- the hisF gene encoding imidazole glycerol phosphate synthase subunit HisF: protein MALKRIMPCLLYDGKGLVKTIKFKNPSYVGDPINAIKIFNEKEVDELILIDINASKEKRKINISKIADFAGECFMPFAYGGGVKTVSEFYELYKNGVEKVIVNSLVFENPSVIKEAVSKYGSQAVVVCLDFKKNLFGKKQVFSYNGHSIKYSPTDFVKYLEQDLGIGELFLQNVDAEGTWDGFDYDFIKQIVDFTSLPVIASGGAGHVDHLRKVLYEADANAAAIGSMAVYSKKGMGVLINFPKRSEVIRE, encoded by the coding sequence ATGGCTCTAAAACGTATCATGCCTTGTTTATTATATGATGGGAAAGGCCTTGTTAAAACCATCAAATTCAAAAACCCTTCATACGTTGGTGATCCAATCAATGCCATTAAAATATTTAATGAGAAAGAAGTAGACGAATTGATTCTTATTGACATCAATGCGTCGAAGGAAAAAAGGAAAATTAACATCTCAAAAATTGCTGATTTTGCCGGGGAGTGTTTCATGCCATTCGCTTATGGAGGAGGGGTTAAAACCGTTAGTGAATTTTATGAGTTGTATAAGAATGGTGTAGAAAAGGTTATTGTTAATTCACTGGTTTTTGAGAATCCTTCAGTTATAAAGGAAGCTGTGTCTAAATATGGTTCTCAGGCTGTTGTTGTGTGTCTCGATTTCAAAAAGAATCTATTCGGTAAAAAGCAAGTTTTCTCCTATAACGGACATTCAATCAAGTATTCACCAACAGATTTTGTGAAATACTTAGAGCAAGATTTGGGAATAGGGGAATTATTCTTACAAAATGTAGATGCTGAAGGAACGTGGGATGGTTTTGATTACGACTTCATCAAGCAAATCGTAGATTTTACAAGTCTGCCTGTCATAGCAAGCGGTGGTGCAGGTCACGTCGATCACCTAAGAAAGGTACTATACGAGGCAGATGCTAATGCAGCTGCCATCGGTAGTATGGCAGTTTATTCTAAAAAGGGCATGGGTGTTCTCATTAATTTTCCAAAGCGAAGCGAGGTAATTCGGGAATAG
- a CDS encoding ArsR family transcriptional regulator — translation MIETLISSKTRIKLLMKFFLNSKNTAYLRNLEEEFGESTNGIRLELNKFEKAGFLESHTEGNKKIFKANTEHPLFSEINSIIRKMTGLEYVVDYIVQRIGDLEKVYLVGKLSKGQDGNIIDLVLVGNDLNKAFLIEQIEKAEKKINKKIRYVHFKVNEFDLNKIKEPGMHPLLLWKKEK, via the coding sequence ATGATTGAAACTCTAATATCATCCAAAACTCGAATTAAGTTGTTGATGAAGTTTTTCCTCAACAGCAAGAACACAGCCTATTTAAGAAATTTAGAAGAAGAGTTTGGAGAGTCTACAAATGGCATCAGACTAGAACTGAATAAATTCGAAAAGGCCGGATTTTTAGAGTCTCACACAGAGGGCAATAAAAAAATCTTTAAGGCCAACACCGAACATCCCTTATTTAGCGAAATCAATAGCATCATCCGCAAAATGACCGGTCTTGAATACGTGGTGGATTATATCGTGCAACGCATTGGTGATTTGGAGAAAGTTTATTTGGTTGGAAAGTTATCAAAAGGACAGGATGGAAATATTATAGACTTAGTACTTGTTGGGAATGACTTAAATAAAGCATTTTTGATAGAGCAAATAGAGAAGGCCGAAAAGAAAATTAATAAGAAAATCAGATACGTTCACTTTAAGGTGAATGAATTTGACTTGAATAAAATAAAAGAACCCGGAATGCATCCGCTTCTTCTTTGGAAAAAAGAGAAGTAA
- a CDS encoding UpxY family transcription antiterminator has translation MKSGTKNKETEAIKIWRALYVASRQEKKVAELLTKKGIEAYVPLQKTMRQWSDRKKMVEFPLLNGYVFAQITPQEQERTLQTKGVVNFVRSEGKIATVRDYEIEQLKQLIELGYQMEASGIKRTYKQGDKIKINSGALKNIEGYVLNTSDGNQLEIVLESIGQTIRVRLPEEIISPLKK, from the coding sequence ATGAAAAGCGGAACAAAAAACAAAGAAACGGAAGCTATAAAAATTTGGCGGGCTTTGTACGTGGCCTCGCGTCAGGAAAAAAAAGTGGCTGAACTGCTCACTAAAAAGGGCATTGAGGCTTATGTGCCGTTGCAAAAAACAATGCGGCAATGGAGCGACCGTAAGAAAATGGTAGAGTTTCCGTTGTTAAATGGTTATGTATTTGCACAAATAACACCGCAGGAGCAAGAACGCACCCTACAAACAAAGGGTGTAGTTAACTTTGTGCGTTCCGAAGGAAAAATTGCAACCGTAAGGGATTATGAAATTGAACAGTTGAAACAATTGATCGAGCTCGGTTATCAAATGGAAGCTTCCGGAATTAAAAGAACATATAAACAAGGCGATAAAATTAAAATTAATTCAGGCGCGCTTAAAAACATTGAGGGGTATGTGCTCAATACATCTGATGGCAATCAGCTTGAAATTGTATTGGAAAGTATAGGTCAAACCATCCGCGTAAGATTACCGGAAGAAATAATTTCACCATTAAAAAAATGA
- a CDS encoding ABC transporter permease: MTQNEDWDLIIKPKSKWYQLDLGAIWKYRDLLLLLVRRDFVSVYKQTILGPIWFFIQPIITTITFTVVFGYLAKISTDGIPSLLFYLSGITLWTYFSDCLNKTSNTFIANASVFGKVYFPRLIVPLSVLFSNLFKFGIQFFLFVVVWIYFLITNHSVHPNWNLIWLLPLLVFVMAGLGLGFGIFISSITTKYRDFSFLVAFGVQLLMYATPIVYPMSLVSDKLRFYVLLNPLTSIVETFKYIFLGAGYFSWGSLIYSFTFMCLLLYGSILLFNKTEKNFMDTV; encoded by the coding sequence ATGACGCAAAACGAAGATTGGGATTTAATTATTAAGCCAAAATCAAAATGGTATCAACTAGACTTAGGAGCTATCTGGAAGTATCGGGATTTATTGTTACTTCTGGTACGCCGTGATTTTGTTTCAGTTTATAAGCAAACAATATTAGGACCAATTTGGTTCTTTATTCAACCGATTATTACCACAATAACATTTACTGTTGTTTTTGGTTATTTAGCGAAAATAAGTACAGATGGAATACCTTCATTGCTATTCTATTTATCAGGTATTACACTATGGACTTATTTTTCGGATTGCCTAAACAAAACGTCGAATACATTTATTGCGAACGCTTCAGTTTTTGGTAAGGTGTATTTCCCAAGATTAATAGTACCATTGTCCGTGTTGTTTTCTAACTTATTTAAGTTTGGTATTCAGTTTTTTTTATTCGTTGTGGTATGGATCTATTTTTTAATTACAAATCATTCTGTCCATCCTAACTGGAACTTGATTTGGTTGCTGCCGCTTTTGGTATTCGTCATGGCTGGTCTTGGATTAGGTTTTGGAATTTTTATTTCTTCTATAACAACAAAATACCGCGATTTTAGCTTTTTAGTCGCTTTTGGAGTTCAGCTTTTAATGTATGCAACGCCTATCGTTTATCCTATGTCTTTGGTATCGGACAAATTAAGATTTTATGTACTGCTTAATCCGTTAACTTCAATTGTTGAGACTTTTAAATATATTTTTTTAGGAGCAGGATATTTTAGTTGGGGAAGTTTAATATACAGTTTTACATTTATGTGTTTGCTCTTATATGGATCAATACTTCTTTTTAATAAAACTGAGAAGAATTTTATGGATACAGTTTAA
- a CDS encoding ABC transporter ATP-binding protein, translating to MSNIVIKVDNIGKQYRLGQVGTGTLTHDLNRWWYKIRRKEDPYLQIGETNDRTKKGVSEIVWALKNINFEVQQGEVLGIIGRNGAGKSTLLKVLSRVTTPTVGEIKVRGRVASLLEVGTGFHPELTGRENVFLNGAILGMTKQEIKRKFDEIVDFSGVERYIDTPVKRYSSGMYVRLAFAVAAHLEPEILIVDEVLAVGDAEFQKKCLGKMKDVSGEGRTVLFVSHQLGMINSLCHNAILLQNGEISYKGKAPEVVAFYINSLDQKGSGRSFSFFSEKEGTDASILEARIMNVKGQCKNNFDVFEQIVIEIKYCLKKNMSGVVVGLNIDRNGELYACSFDSDEDQNRLKERKQGVYRVKVKLPQPLKAGIYSISNIGIGIANVGGIDSQSDVFSFSVEENSFDPTYYSFSSNRPGQLFTCLNWDTIKEE from the coding sequence ATGAGTAATATAGTAATTAAGGTTGATAACATTGGTAAACAGTACCGCTTAGGGCAAGTCGGTACAGGTACTTTAACGCATGATTTAAATCGCTGGTGGTATAAAATTCGTAGAAAGGAAGACCCTTATCTGCAAATTGGAGAAACTAATGATAGAACAAAAAAGGGAGTGAGTGAAATTGTTTGGGCTCTTAAGAATATTAATTTCGAAGTGCAACAAGGTGAAGTATTAGGAATTATAGGCCGCAATGGTGCAGGTAAATCAACCCTTCTTAAAGTTTTATCAAGAGTAACAACTCCAACTGTTGGTGAAATTAAAGTACGTGGAAGGGTTGCAAGTTTGTTAGAAGTAGGAACAGGATTTCATCCAGAGTTAACCGGAAGAGAAAATGTTTTTTTGAATGGCGCAATCTTAGGAATGACTAAGCAAGAAATAAAAAGAAAATTTGACGAAATTGTTGATTTTAGTGGAGTAGAGAGATACATAGACACGCCTGTTAAGCGATATAGTAGTGGAATGTACGTTAGGTTAGCATTTGCTGTTGCAGCTCATCTTGAACCGGAGATTTTAATTGTAGATGAAGTATTAGCTGTTGGTGATGCAGAATTTCAAAAAAAATGTTTGGGAAAAATGAAAGATGTTAGTGGTGAAGGGAGGACTGTATTATTTGTTAGTCATCAATTGGGTATGATTAATTCTCTTTGTCATAATGCAATTTTATTGCAGAACGGAGAAATATCTTACAAGGGAAAAGCTCCTGAGGTAGTTGCTTTTTATATTAATAGTCTGGATCAAAAAGGTAGTGGGCGGAGTTTTTCATTCTTTAGTGAGAAGGAAGGAACAGACGCGTCAATTTTAGAAGCACGTATCATGAACGTAAAGGGGCAGTGTAAAAATAATTTTGATGTATTTGAACAAATCGTTATTGAAATTAAGTATTGTTTAAAAAAGAACATGTCAGGTGTTGTGGTTGGATTAAATATCGATAGAAATGGAGAACTATATGCCTGTTCTTTTGATTCTGACGAAGATCAAAATAGATTAAAAGAAAGAAAACAAGGTGTATACAGAGTTAAGGTTAAATTACCGCAACCATTAAAAGCGGGAATTTATAGCATTTCAAATATTGGAATTGGTATTGCTAATGTTGGTGGAATTGATTCACAAAGTGATGTGTTTAGTTTTTCTGTCGAGGAAAATTCATTCGACCCCACTTATTATTCTTTCAGTTCAAATCGTCCCGGACAGCTATTTACATGTTTAAATTGGGATACTATAAAAGAGGAATAG
- a CDS encoding antibiotic acetyltransferase, whose translation MKIIKNRLYSTLKSWLNLIERENYFAPDAKCELHPTSKFTTVSFSGLVLVNEYSVIEKTKLSGSITIDKNVLISNTVIEGEVKIGSYSKIVGGVELYGNIEIGRNTTINGHNTDLRASINKIVIGNFCSIARNVTFQEFNHDHRRLTTYFIHRNLEERNVMLDIVSKGDIEIGHDVWIGTHSVILSGAKIGIGAVIAANSVVVGDIPPYAIASGSPAKVIKYRFNQDVIDSLLESKWWNKPHSEILYLFEQFGIK comes from the coding sequence TTGAAAATAATAAAAAATCGCTTATATTCTACCTTAAAGTCTTGGCTTAATTTAATTGAAAGGGAGAATTATTTTGCTCCAGATGCGAAATGCGAGCTGCATCCTACTTCAAAATTTACCACAGTAAGTTTTTCGGGTTTAGTGCTAGTAAATGAATATTCAGTTATAGAAAAAACTAAATTATCAGGAAGTATTACAATTGATAAGAACGTTTTGATTTCAAATACAGTAATTGAAGGTGAAGTAAAGATTGGGAGTTATTCAAAGATTGTTGGTGGCGTTGAGCTTTATGGTAATATTGAAATTGGAAGGAATACAACAATAAATGGTCATAATACTGATTTAAGAGCCTCAATTAATAAGATTGTAATTGGAAATTTTTGTTCAATTGCAAGAAATGTCACGTTTCAGGAATTTAACCACGATCACAGGAGATTAACAACATATTTTATACACAGGAACCTTGAAGAGAGGAATGTTATGCTCGATATTGTATCAAAGGGAGATATCGAAATAGGTCATGATGTATGGATAGGAACTCATTCAGTAATATTATCAGGTGCGAAAATAGGTATCGGAGCAGTTATCGCTGCCAACAGCGTCGTTGTTGGAGATATTCCTCCTTACGCAATAGCTTCGGGTTCTCCAGCAAAAGTAATTAAGTACAGGTTTAATCAAGACGTGATAGATTCGCTTTTGGAATCAAAATGGTGGAACAAGCCACATTCGGAAATTCTTTATTTATTTGAGCAATTTGGTATTAAGTAA
- a CDS encoding glycosyltransferase family 2 protein — MVLVSVIIPVYNRSEELKRCIKSVLKQTIQDFEIKVVDDCSDVDLKPIIDDFNDSRIEYIRLDKKSNANVCRNVAINSANGIYIAMLDSDDEWLSNHLQSKIADIETQKADGVFGSCYIDDGESKKLMESRPIGENESMSTYLLTDGKAPTPTHVYKSNCAKSIKWDESLLRHQDFDFSIRFAEQYKFISTSDPTCIVHWKKNEKRLESIDSQIRFMKKHQRRIKPELYYKYFSELYSVILERNDMDRKIIESVKSESTRFIKYCSLVQFLSIEGVGRNSIGRVLLRLKYCLRVLLADMFQFN, encoded by the coding sequence ATGGTATTGGTTAGTGTTATAATTCCGGTTTATAACAGAAGCGAAGAATTAAAGCGATGCATTAAAAGTGTATTAAAGCAAACAATTCAGGATTTTGAAATAAAGGTTGTGGATGATTGTTCTGATGTTGATTTGAAACCTATAATTGATGATTTTAATGATTCACGTATAGAATACATCAGACTTGACAAAAAATCTAATGCAAATGTTTGTCGTAATGTGGCGATTAATTCTGCAAACGGAATTTATATAGCGATGTTGGATTCTGACGATGAGTGGCTAAGCAATCATTTGCAATCGAAAATTGCAGACATCGAAACCCAAAAGGCTGATGGTGTTTTTGGCAGTTGTTACATTGATGATGGTGAAAGTAAAAAGCTCATGGAGAGCAGGCCTATTGGCGAGAATGAATCAATGTCTACATATTTATTAACGGACGGAAAAGCCCCAACACCAACGCATGTATATAAATCGAATTGCGCTAAATCAATTAAATGGGATGAGAGTTTGTTAAGACATCAGGACTTTGATTTTAGTATAAGATTTGCGGAACAATATAAATTTATATCAACATCTGATCCAACTTGTATAGTACATTGGAAAAAAAATGAGAAAAGATTAGAGAGTATTGACTCGCAAATTCGATTTATGAAAAAACACCAACGAAGGATTAAGCCTGAACTATACTATAAATATTTTTCTGAACTATACAGTGTCATTTTAGAACGCAATGACATGGATCGTAAAATAATAGAATCAGTTAAATCCGAGTCAACTCGTTTTATAAAATATTGTAGCCTGGTTCAGTTCCTTTCAATAGAAGGAGTTGGGAGAAACAGTATTGGTAGAGTTTTATTGCGATTAAAGTACTGTTTAAGAGTTCTATTGGCAGACATGTTTCAGTTTAATTAG
- a CDS encoding glycosyltransferase: protein MSQTSVLIFFAEEFSTSKAEQFIEHELIFLSNHFEKIVVIPIRNNIQDCKYILPENVQIQDFEIYKPYNRIRQIFKNSGLLFKVVGHQIYYSENKLKYFSKFSTYFNYLLHACNVAERIQNEVILKYGVNVKYYSYWFNIWVFYLSLVKDKSNIKIITRAHGGDYDESQTKSFFPFRSFQMKHIDVILPVSKYGENYLKQKYPFTTARIKNVYLGVKNMGNNPENVGDVFTMVSCSSIIPLKRVALISQILSGVKFKLNWIHFGDGTGTNELLNEIKKLPCNVTFELKGHVPNEYVIDFYRKNHVDLVINVSESEGVPVSLMEAISFGIPVIGTNVCGVPEIVTTETGFLIPKDFIPAEVSEIIIEYAKSSPENKLKLRRSAKEYWRNKFDLERNCEMLKTNYLN from the coding sequence ATGAGCCAAACTTCAGTTCTTATTTTTTTTGCAGAAGAGTTCTCAACTTCAAAAGCTGAACAGTTTATTGAACATGAATTGATTTTTTTATCGAATCATTTTGAGAAAATAGTTGTTATACCAATCCGAAATAACATTCAAGATTGTAAGTATATATTGCCTGAAAACGTACAAATCCAAGATTTTGAAATATATAAGCCATATAACCGAATCAGACAAATATTCAAGAATTCAGGATTATTGTTTAAAGTTGTCGGGCATCAGATTTATTATTCTGAGAACAAGTTAAAATATTTTTCAAAATTCAGCACCTATTTTAACTATTTACTTCATGCATGCAATGTAGCGGAAAGAATTCAAAATGAAGTAATTTTAAAATACGGCGTGAATGTTAAGTATTATTCATATTGGTTTAATATTTGGGTCTTTTATTTATCCTTGGTTAAAGATAAATCTAATATTAAAATAATCACCAGGGCACATGGTGGTGATTATGATGAGTCTCAAACTAAGTCTTTTTTCCCTTTTCGGTCTTTTCAAATGAAACATATAGATGTTATATTACCCGTTTCGAAATATGGTGAGAATTATTTAAAGCAAAAGTATCCTTTTACTACTGCACGCATCAAGAATGTTTATTTGGGCGTTAAGAATATGGGAAATAATCCTGAGAACGTTGGTGATGTTTTTACAATGGTGTCATGTTCAAGCATTATTCCATTGAAGCGAGTCGCTTTAATTTCGCAAATTTTAAGTGGAGTGAAGTTTAAATTGAATTGGATACACTTTGGTGATGGTACCGGAACCAATGAATTATTGAATGAGATTAAAAAACTTCCATGTAATGTAACTTTTGAATTAAAAGGACATGTTCCGAACGAATATGTAATTGATTTTTACAGAAAAAATCACGTTGATTTGGTTATAAATGTTAGTGAAAGTGAAGGCGTGCCCGTTTCTTTGATGGAGGCTATTAGTTTTGGTATTCCGGTAATTGGCACAAATGTCTGCGGCGTTCCGGAAATTGTAACAACAGAAACAGGTTTTTTAATTCCAAAGGATTTTATTCCCGCTGAAGTTTCTGAAATTATTATAGAATATGCGAAGAGTTCACCTGAAAACAAATTGAAATTGCGACGTTCTGCTAAAGAGTACTGGAGAAATAAATTCGATTTAGAAAGGAATTGCGAAATGCTTAAAACAAATTATTTAAATTGA